The following proteins are encoded in a genomic region of Dialister hominis:
- the mnmA gene encoding tRNA 2-thiouridine(34) synthase MnmA, with protein MMVFRKDFIMAEKKKVVVAMSGGVDSTLTARLLLDQGYEVYGATMYQFDGQDEEIEGARKMAEFIGIPFKVIDVREAYQKFVLNYFIESYAAGMTPNPCMMCDFKVKFGLFYDEVRKAFDAPYFATGHYARIVYNPETELFEVRKGLDIAKDQSYMMYHLTQEQLSHIIFPLGRTFKKDTRLISKEKGLPTYNKAESQDICFLTSEKSYVEFLENHAPEAFQPGNIVDKKGHVLGQHKGIPYYTIGQRKGLGIAARTPLYVIELRPDTREVVVGSNEDLFRTRLLANELHFYDDKIPQEEFRCQAKIRYGVRVHDCSVKVGDDGRAVVTFDEPQRAVTTGQSVVFYDGDLLLGGGTIVRAL; from the coding sequence ATGATGGTTTTCAGAAAGGATTTTATTATGGCAGAAAAGAAGAAAGTCGTCGTGGCGATGTCCGGCGGCGTGGATTCCACGCTGACCGCGCGCCTCCTGCTCGATCAGGGCTATGAGGTTTACGGCGCTACCATGTATCAGTTTGACGGGCAGGACGAGGAGATCGAAGGCGCCCGCAAGATGGCGGAATTCATCGGGATTCCGTTCAAGGTCATCGATGTGAGAGAGGCGTACCAGAAGTTCGTCCTCAATTATTTCATCGAGTCCTACGCAGCAGGGATGACGCCGAATCCCTGCATGATGTGCGATTTCAAGGTGAAGTTCGGTCTCTTCTATGATGAAGTGAGAAAGGCATTCGACGCGCCTTACTTTGCGACCGGCCACTACGCGCGCATCGTCTACAATCCGGAAACGGAATTGTTTGAGGTCAGAAAGGGTCTGGACATCGCCAAGGATCAGTCCTACATGATGTACCACCTGACCCAGGAACAGCTTTCGCATATTATTTTCCCGCTTGGCCGCACGTTCAAGAAGGATACGCGCCTTATTTCCAAGGAAAAGGGCCTTCCGACTTACAACAAGGCAGAGTCTCAGGATATCTGCTTCCTGACCAGCGAAAAATCGTACGTGGAATTCCTCGAGAACCACGCGCCGGAAGCGTTCCAGCCAGGAAATATCGTCGACAAAAAGGGCCATGTGCTCGGCCAGCACAAGGGCATCCCTTATTATACGATCGGCCAGAGAAAGGGCCTGGGCATCGCTGCCAGGACGCCGCTTTACGTCATCGAGCTGCGTCCTGACACGAGAGAAGTCGTCGTCGGATCGAATGAAGATCTCTTCCGCACGCGCCTTCTCGCCAACGAACTCCATTTCTACGACGACAAGATCCCGCAGGAAGAGTTCCGCTGCCAGGCAAAGATCCGCTATGGCGTCCGTGTCCATGACTGCTCCGTGAAGGTCGGAGACGACGGACGCGCTGTCGTCACGTTCGATGAACCGCAGCGCGCTGTCACAACCGGCCAGTCTGTCGTCTTCTATGACGGCGACCTCCTCCTGGGCGGCGGCACAATCGTCAGAGCGCTCTAA
- a CDS encoding enoyl-CoA hydratase/isomerase family protein has translation MDYTRIRTKVEDGIETITLDYQQTLNAVDLTMALELEDALTKADKDEEVKVIVMEGAGRAFSAGGDIRYMKAHCEEPDFATKSMAALAGKLAEDIIHMKKLSKIIVCAVHGACAGGGMNLALGADYVICSDDAKFIQAFAGIALCPDTGAVFLLPRIIGANRALDLFVSGRQVKADEALAIGLVKEVVPKEKLDETVHAFAKKLTEGPLLAYQNIKKLMYISLYQGFEDYSKQEAGLVGECSASEDFKEGITAFLEKRKPQFKGR, from the coding sequence ATGGACTATACGAGAATCAGGACAAAAGTCGAAGACGGCATTGAAACGATTACACTCGACTACCAGCAGACGCTGAACGCAGTCGATCTCACGATGGCACTGGAACTCGAAGATGCGCTCACCAAAGCTGACAAGGACGAAGAAGTGAAGGTCATTGTCATGGAAGGTGCAGGACGCGCCTTCAGCGCAGGCGGCGACATCCGCTACATGAAAGCGCACTGCGAGGAACCGGACTTTGCCACGAAATCCATGGCAGCCCTGGCAGGGAAACTGGCAGAAGACATCATCCATATGAAGAAACTTTCCAAGATCATCGTCTGCGCTGTCCACGGTGCATGCGCCGGTGGCGGAATGAACCTGGCACTGGGCGCTGACTATGTCATCTGCTCTGATGATGCCAAATTCATCCAGGCCTTTGCAGGCATTGCCCTCTGCCCGGATACGGGAGCTGTCTTCCTCCTCCCGAGAATCATCGGCGCCAACCGCGCCCTCGACCTCTTCGTTTCCGGCCGTCAGGTCAAGGCAGACGAAGCTCTTGCTATCGGCCTTGTCAAAGAAGTCGTTCCAAAGGAGAAGCTGGATGAAACCGTCCATGCCTTTGCCAAGAAACTGACCGAAGGACCGCTCCTTGCTTACCAGAATATCAAGAAGCTCATGTACATCAGCCTCTATCAGGGTTTTGAAGACTACTCCAAGCAGGAAGCAGGCCTCGTCGGCGAATGCTCTGCCAGCGAAGACTTCAAGGAAGGCATCACCGCATTCCTCGAAAAGAGAAAACCGCAGTTCAAAGGACGTTAA
- the nrdD gene encoding anaerobic ribonucleoside-triphosphate reductase, which yields MEEMEMNVKMNVIKRNGQEVPFDITKIVNAIGKANNEVDHVHQMNDYQIRAVADNIAHKIAGYSHAANVEDIQDMVETGIMEMRGYEVAQKYVRYRYKREISRKSNTTDDGILSLIDLSNEEVKQENSNKNPVINSTQRDYMAGEVSKDLTKRLLLPEEIVKAHEAGIIHFHDADYYAQREHNCDLINLEDMLQNGTVISQTMIEKPHSFFTACNVTTQIVAQVASNQYGGQSFTLAHLAPFVDISRQKIKKEVIAERKETGESMDESIIEKIVERRLKEEIKSGIQTIQYQLITLMTCNGQAPFVTMFMYLDEVPDGRTRKDLAMIIEEVLRQRMQGVKNEKGIWITPAFPKLIYVLDEDNIHDDSPYYYLTRLAAECTAKRMVPDYISAKIMKNLKHGDVYPCMGCRSFLTPDTEGLGENGKHKYYGRFNQGVVTINLVDVACSSGGDMDKFWEILEDRLELCHRALRCRHERLLGTVSDVAPILWQYGAIARLKKGETIDKLLFNNYSTISLGYAGLYEMCVRMLGVSHTTDEGRKFALAVMQKLNDKCSEWRAAENISYSVYGTPMESTTYKFAKCLQKRFGIIPGVTDKNYITNSYHVHVSEHIDAFHKLKFESDFQRLSPGGAISYIEVPNMQTNIPAVLTVMKYIYENIMYAELNTKSDYCMACGYDGEIRIIEDETGKLIWECPNCGNRDQHKMSVARRTCGYIGTQFWNQGRTQEIKDRVLHL from the coding sequence ATGGAAGAAATGGAAATGAACGTCAAGATGAATGTCATTAAGAGAAACGGCCAGGAAGTACCTTTTGACATCACCAAGATCGTGAACGCTATCGGCAAGGCCAATAACGAAGTCGATCACGTCCACCAGATGAATGATTACCAGATCCGCGCTGTCGCAGACAACATTGCGCACAAGATCGCAGGCTACTCCCACGCAGCCAATGTCGAAGACATTCAGGATATGGTCGAAACGGGCATCATGGAAATGCGCGGCTATGAAGTAGCGCAGAAGTATGTCCGCTATCGTTACAAGAGAGAAATCTCCCGCAAGAGCAACACAACCGATGACGGCATTCTTTCCCTGATCGACCTCTCCAATGAAGAAGTCAAACAGGAAAATTCCAACAAGAACCCTGTCATCAATTCCACCCAGCGCGACTACATGGCCGGCGAAGTGTCCAAGGATCTGACAAAGCGTCTGCTCCTCCCCGAAGAAATCGTGAAGGCGCATGAAGCAGGCATCATCCATTTCCACGACGCTGACTACTATGCGCAGAGAGAACATAACTGCGACCTGATCAATCTGGAAGACATGCTGCAGAACGGCACCGTCATCAGCCAGACCATGATTGAAAAGCCGCATTCCTTCTTCACTGCCTGCAACGTAACGACACAGATCGTCGCTCAGGTAGCATCCAACCAGTACGGCGGACAGTCCTTCACACTGGCGCACCTGGCTCCATTCGTAGATATCAGCCGCCAGAAGATCAAGAAGGAAGTCATCGCTGAACGCAAGGAAACCGGTGAATCCATGGACGAATCCATCATCGAAAAGATCGTGGAGCGTCGTCTGAAGGAAGAAATCAAATCCGGCATCCAGACCATCCAGTACCAGCTGATCACCCTCATGACCTGCAACGGCCAGGCTCCATTCGTCACCATGTTCATGTACCTGGACGAAGTTCCGGACGGACGTACCCGCAAGGATCTGGCCATGATCATCGAAGAAGTCCTCCGCCAGAGAATGCAGGGCGTCAAGAATGAAAAGGGCATCTGGATCACTCCGGCATTCCCGAAACTGATCTACGTTCTCGACGAAGACAACATTCATGATGATTCCCCGTACTATTACCTGACCAGACTTGCTGCTGAATGTACAGCAAAGAGAATGGTTCCTGACTATATTTCCGCCAAGATCATGAAGAACCTGAAGCACGGCGACGTTTACCCATGCATGGGCTGCCGCTCCTTCCTCACCCCGGATACCGAGGGCCTTGGCGAAAACGGAAAGCATAAATACTACGGCCGCTTCAATCAGGGCGTCGTCACCATCAACCTCGTCGATGTGGCATGCTCCTCTGGCGGCGATATGGATAAATTCTGGGAAATCCTGGAAGACCGCCTCGAACTCTGCCACAGAGCGCTCCGCTGCCGCCATGAAAGACTGCTCGGCACCGTCTCCGACGTGGCTCCGATCCTCTGGCAGTACGGCGCTATCGCTCGTCTCAAGAAGGGCGAAACGATCGACAAGCTCCTCTTCAACAACTACAGCACCATTTCCCTCGGCTATGCAGGCCTCTATGAAATGTGCGTCCGCATGCTCGGCGTATCCCATACAACGGATGAAGGCAGAAAATTTGCCCTCGCTGTCATGCAGAAACTGAACGACAAGTGCTCCGAATGGAGAGCTGCTGAAAACATCTCCTACTCCGTATACGGCACACCGATGGAATCCACCACCTACAAGTTCGCTAAATGCCTCCAGAAACGCTTCGGCATCATCCCGGGCGTAACGGACAAGAACTACATCACCAACAGCTACCACGTCCATGTTTCTGAACACATCGACGCATTCCATAAGCTGAAATTCGAATCCGACTTCCAGAGACTCTCCCCGGGCGGCGCTATTTCCTACATCGAAGTACCGAATATGCAGACGAACATCCCGGCAGTCCTGACCGTCATGAAGTACATCTATGAAAACATCATGTACGCAGAACTGAACACGAAGAGCGACTACTGCATGGCATGCGGCTATGACGGAGAAATCCGCATCATCGAAGATGAAACCGGCAAACTCATCTGGGAATGCCCGAACTGCGGCAACCGCGACCAGCACAAGATGAGCGTCGCAAGAAGAACCTGCGGCTACATCGGCACCCAGTTCTGGAACCAGGGCCGTACACAGGAAATCAAGGACAGAGTCCTCCACCTGTAA
- a CDS encoding alpha/beta hydrolase codes for MKKESFQEGPYRVTLYTPEVNTKGICYFIQPADIASENESLADRLEIAIAAIDGLDWSNDLSPWEAPGIFKREGDFGGGADVFEKFFLETILPDTEKRAGLDNPERQLVGISLSGMFALYAACHTDAFSGIASISGSFWFTGLLDYYRSHPLSPAVRRVYLSLGAKEPKTRRKPLNTILERTEDVLGIVREEGKEAILQMNRGGHYVHRGERLEEALRYLLSGAEWKGEFSL; via the coding sequence ATGAAGAAGGAATCGTTTCAGGAAGGACCATACCGGGTCACGCTCTACACGCCCGAAGTGAATACGAAGGGGATCTGCTACTTCATCCAGCCTGCCGATATTGCTTCGGAGAATGAAAGTCTGGCGGATAGGCTTGAAATCGCCATTGCTGCCATAGACGGCCTTGACTGGAGCAATGACCTTTCGCCATGGGAAGCGCCTGGCATCTTCAAAAGGGAAGGCGATTTTGGAGGAGGGGCCGACGTCTTTGAAAAATTCTTCCTTGAAACGATTCTTCCAGACACTGAAAAAAGAGCGGGTCTTGATAATCCCGAAAGGCAGCTCGTCGGTATTTCCTTATCCGGCATGTTTGCGCTTTATGCGGCCTGCCATACCGATGCATTCTCCGGCATCGCCTCCATTTCAGGTTCCTTCTGGTTTACAGGACTCCTTGACTATTACAGGAGCCATCCTTTGTCGCCTGCGGTCAGGCGCGTCTACCTGTCGCTCGGTGCCAAGGAACCGAAAACGAGAAGGAAACCATTGAATACGATTCTGGAAAGAACAGAGGATGTCCTTGGTATCGTCAGGGAGGAAGGAAAGGAAGCCATTCTCCAAATGAACCGGGGCGGACACTACGTCCATCGGGGAGAAAGGCTCGAAGAAGCGCTCCGCTACCTCCTCTCCGGCGCAGAATGGAAGGGCGAGTTCTCCCTTTAG